The following coding sequences lie in one Cannabis sativa cultivar Pink pepper isolate KNU-18-1 chromosome 5, ASM2916894v1, whole genome shotgun sequence genomic window:
- the LOC115716829 gene encoding cleavage and polyadenylation specificity factor subunit 2, translated as MGTSVQITPLCGVYSESPLSYLVSIDGFNLLIDCGWNDHFEPSILQPLSKVASTIDAVLLSHPDTLHLGALPYAMKQFGLSAEVFSTEPVYRLGLLTMYDQFLSRKQVSEFDLFTLDDIDSAFQNVTRLTYAQNHHLSGKGEGIVISPHVAGHLLGGTVWKITKDGEDVIYAVDFNHRKEKHLNGINPSSFVRPAVLITDAYNALNNQPYRRQMDKEFTDTIKKILRADGKVLLPVDTAGRVLELIQILESCWAEENLNYPIYFLTYVSSSTIDYVKSFLEWMSDSIAKSFEKTRDNAFLLKNVTLLVNKNELDTVPDGPKVVLASMASLEAGFSHDIFVDWANDARNLMLFTERGQFGTLARMLQADPPPKAVKVTLSKRVPLVGEELIAYEEEQNRIKREEALKASLIKEEESKASIGPDVNVSDPMVVDASNTHPLPDVAGPRGSGYRDILIDGFVPPSTSVAPIFPFFENTSEWDDFGEIINPDDYVIKDEDMDQAGMLMGGDMEGKLDDASASLILDTKPSKVVSNELTVSVKCSLLYMDFEGRSDARSIKSILSHMAPLKLVLVHGTAEATEHLKQHCMKQVCPHVYAPQLEETIDVTSDLCAYKVQLSEKLMSNVLFKKLGEYEIAWVDSEVGKAENDTLSLLPLSTAPPPPHKSVLVGDLKMANFKQFLADNGVQAEFAGGGALRCGEYVTLRKVGDASHKGGGPGTQQIVIEGPLCEDYYKIRDYLYSQFYLL; from the exons ATGGGGACTTCAGTTCAGATAACGCCGCTTTGCGGTGTCTACAGCGAGAGCCCATTGTCGTACTTGGTTTCAATCGACGGTTTCAATCTCCTCATCGACTGTGGCTGGAACGACCATTTCGAACCTTCTATTCTTCAACCTCTCTccaa GGTAGCTTCAACCATTGATGCAGTTCTGCTATCTCACCCAGATACACTTCATCTGGGGGCGCTTCCATATGCAATGAAACAATTTGGGCTTTCAGCTGAAGTTTTTTCCACTGAGCCCGTTTATAGATTAGGTCTTCTCACTATGTATGATCAATTTCTCTCACGGAAG CAAGTATCTGAGTTCGATTTGTTTACTTTGGATGATATTGATTCTGCTTTCCAGAATGTTACCCGACTTACCTATGCCCAAAATCATCACCTTTCTG GTAAGGGAGAAGGGATTGTTATATCACCTCATGTGGCTGGGCATTTGTTGGGTGGTACTGTGTGGAAGATTACTAAGGATGGGGAGGACGTTATATATGCTGTTGACTTCAACCATCGGAAAGAAAA GCATTTGAATGGAATAAATCCATCCTCTTTTGTGCGCCCTGCCGTTTTAATAACAGATGCCTATAATGCTTTGAACAACCAGCCTTACAGACGCCAAATGGACAAAGAATTTACAG ATACCATAAAGAAGATTCTAAGGGCAGATGGAAAAGTGTTACTACCTGTTGATACTGCTGGGCGAGTTTTGGAACTTATTCAAATTTTGGAATCG TGCTGGGCAGAGGAAAATCTGAACTATCCCATATACTTTTTAACATATGTTTCATCAAGCACCATTGACTATGTCAAAAGTTTCCTTGAATGGATGAGTGATTCTATTGCAAAGTCTTTTGAAAAGACACGTGACAATGCCTTTCTTCTGAA GAATGTCACACTTTTAGTTAACAAGAATGAGCTTGATACTGTTCCAGATGGTCCAAAG GTGGTTCTAGCATCAATGGCCAGTTTGGAAGCAGGCTTCTCCCATGATATATTTGTTGACTGGGCAAATGATGCGCGGAATCTCATGCTTTTTACAGAGAGAGGCCAG TTTGGCACTTTGGCCCGCATGCTTCAAGCAGATCCACCTCCAAAAGCAGTTAAAGTCACTTTATCCAAGAGGGTCCCTTTAGTTGGGGAGGAACTAATTGCCTATGAAGAAGAACAAAACCGAATAAAAAGAGAGGAAGCTCTAAAAGCTAGCCTTATTAAAGAGGAGGAATCAAAAGCTTCTATTGGACCTGATGTTAATGTGAGTGATCCAATGGTCGTTGATGCCAGCAATACTCATCCTTTGCCAGATG TGGCAGGTCCACGTGGCAGTGGATACCGGGATATATTGATTGATGGATTTGTTCCACCTTCCACCAGTGTTGCTCCAATTTTTCCCTTTTTTGAAAATACTTCTGAGTGGGATGATTTTGGTGAAATTATTAACCCTGATGATTATGTAATCAAGGATGAAGACATGGACCAAGCAGGAATGCTT ATGGGTGGTGATATGGAGGGCAAGCTTGATGATGCCTCTGCTAGTTTGATACTTGACACGAAGCCATCAAAAGTTGTATCTAACGAATTGACT GTGTCAGTCAAATGTTCATTGCTGTATATGGATTTTGAGGGCCGTTCTGATGCAAGATCCATCAAGTCGATCCTGTCCCATATGGCTCCTCTAAAGCTT GTTCTGGTCCATGGAACAGCAGAAGCCACAGAACATTTGAAGCAACACTGCATGAAGCAAGTTTGTCCTCATGTTTATGCTCCTCAACTTGAAGAAACAATTGATGTCACCTCTGATTTATGTGCTTATAAG GTACAACTGTCAGAAAAGCTTATGAGTAATGTGTTGTTTAAGAAG CTCGGAGAATATGAAATAGCTTGGGTTGATTCTGAAGTTGGGAAGGCAGAAAATGACACACTGTCTTTACTTCCCCTCTCAACGGCACCACCACCGCCACATAAATCAGTCCTTGTAGGTGATTTGAAAATGGCAAATTTCAAGCAGTTTCTTGCCGATAATGGTGTTCAG GCTGAATTTGCTGGCGGGGGTGCTCTACGATGCGGTGAATATGTGACACTGCGAAAGGTTGGGGATGCCAGCCATAAG GGTGGTGGTCCTGGTACGCAGCAAATTGTTATTGAAGGGCCCTTATGCGAGGATTATTATAAGATTAGAGATTATCTGTATTCACAGTTTTATCTGCTTTAA